In Paenibacillus kyungheensis, the following are encoded in one genomic region:
- a CDS encoding glycoside hydrolase family 32 protein, with translation MSYSIERANVFIAESKHLLVDQYRLHYHFMGEFGWINDPNGFIQYKGEYHLFYQYHPYQPVWGPMHWGHAVSKDLVEWRHLPVALAPDQEYDRDGCFSGSAIEHKEDLYLLYTGHIMTGPDITKDYYQVQNIAVSKDGVLFEKDAHNPAINTDQIPSHTSQKDFRDPKVFVRDGQFYMVLGSNDDQGKGLILLYRSADLHTWEYVNVMAQSDGTLGDNWECPDVFDLDGVDVLMMSPQRMAPHGNDYHNLHSTVYMIGRLNTDTGVFDYNQYVPIDYGFDFYACQTTLDEQGRRIMIGWMDSWEAVMPTQNGHHWAGAMTLPREVIRDGERLLFRPVAELEQYRLDGLHAESFEVQGQQVLDYRGESYELELTVDVTKTEQFAIHLRTGEAETTVLSYSPLEQLFRFNRDQSGIGPGGERITSLPTPEGKLHVRIFVDTSSIEIFLQDGEKVMTGRIYPQQESQGIALYSNGITQVESLHIWNLARPERV, from the coding sequence ATGAGCTACAGTATTGAGCGGGCTAATGTATTTATTGCTGAATCCAAGCATTTATTAGTAGATCAATATCGTTTACATTATCATTTTATGGGCGAGTTTGGTTGGATTAATGATCCCAACGGCTTTATTCAATACAAAGGTGAATATCATTTATTTTATCAATATCATCCGTATCAACCAGTATGGGGACCGATGCATTGGGGACATGCTGTAAGTAAAGATTTAGTAGAGTGGAGACATCTACCGGTTGCTTTGGCACCGGATCAAGAATACGACCGTGACGGATGTTTTTCAGGAAGTGCGATAGAACATAAGGAAGATCTGTATCTATTATATACAGGGCATATCATGACAGGGCCTGATATCACCAAAGACTATTATCAAGTTCAGAATATAGCTGTCTCCAAAGATGGTGTTCTTTTTGAAAAAGATGCTCATAATCCGGCGATCAATACCGATCAGATTCCCTCACATACCAGTCAAAAAGATTTCCGCGATCCTAAAGTATTTGTGCGGGATGGACAATTTTATATGGTACTTGGCTCTAATGACGATCAAGGCAAAGGATTGATTTTGCTATATCGTTCTGCTGATCTGCACACATGGGAATATGTAAATGTCATGGCACAGAGTGATGGTACATTGGGCGATAACTGGGAATGCCCTGACGTATTCGACTTGGATGGGGTAGATGTATTGATGATGTCTCCGCAACGGATGGCTCCTCACGGCAATGATTATCATAATTTACATTCCACAGTCTATATGATAGGTAGGCTAAATACAGATACAGGTGTTTTTGATTATAATCAGTATGTTCCGATCGATTATGGTTTTGACTTTTATGCTTGTCAGACTACATTAGACGAACAGGGTAGACGTATTATGATCGGTTGGATGGATAGCTGGGAAGCTGTTATGCCTACACAGAACGGGCATCATTGGGCAGGGGCTATGACATTACCACGTGAAGTGATTCGTGATGGCGAACGATTGTTATTCCGTCCTGTAGCAGAATTAGAGCAATATCGCTTAGATGGATTACATGCAGAATCATTTGAAGTGCAAGGACAACAAGTACTAGATTACAGAGGCGAAAGTTACGAGCTTGAACTGACCGTCGATGTTACCAAAACCGAACAATTTGCGATCCATTTGCGTACAGGCGAAGCAGAAACAACAGTGCTTAGCTATTCACCACTAGAGCAATTGTTCCGCTTCAACCGCGATCAATCCGGTATTGGCCCGGGCGGGGAACGCATCACTTCACTACCCACACCAGAAGGCAAACTACATGTACGCATTTTTGTAGATACATCTTCTATAGAAATCTTTTTACAAGATGGTGAAAAAGTCATGACCGGACGCATTTATCCACAACAAGAATCACAAGGCATTGCTTTATATTCCAATGGCATCACTCAAGTAGAATCTCTACACATCTGGAATCTAGCCCGCCCTGAACGGGTATAG
- a CDS encoding glycoside hydrolase family 53 protein — protein sequence MFKWSGKIMKRISGVVLSLSILTGLSYSVAPLTPTVHAATFAKGADVGWLSEMESYNWAFYNDAGVKQDALQILKDHGMNSIRLRVWVNPAKNFSNKADVIKQAVRAKKMGFRIMIDFHYSDVWADPANQTKPKDWATKDFNGLMKAVYDHTYDVLTALKAQGVTPEWVQVGNETNNGMLWEEGRASANMKNFAWLINSGYDATKAVNSSTKVIVHLSNGYDNSLYRWMFDGLKANGAKYDVIGMSLYPDKNNWQTLTQQTLTNMNDMVARYGKEVMVCEVGMDASDPTTSKAFLTDILNKTRSVSGGKGLGVFYWEPQSYGTWYAYTKGAFDSKGKVTIALDAFLN from the coding sequence ATGTTCAAGTGGTCTGGTAAAATCATGAAACGTATATCCGGGGTTGTACTTAGTCTCTCTATTCTTACAGGGTTAAGTTATAGTGTCGCTCCGCTTACACCTACAGTACATGCAGCGACTTTTGCCAAAGGTGCAGATGTAGGCTGGTTATCAGAGATGGAATCGTACAATTGGGCTTTTTATAATGACGCAGGTGTCAAACAAGATGCGCTACAAATTTTAAAAGATCATGGGATGAATTCGATTCGTCTACGTGTATGGGTAAATCCTGCTAAAAACTTTTCTAATAAAGCAGATGTAATCAAACAAGCTGTTCGTGCTAAAAAAATGGGATTCCGTATTATGATCGATTTCCATTATAGCGATGTATGGGCAGATCCTGCGAATCAGACCAAACCGAAAGACTGGGCAACTAAAGATTTTAATGGATTGATGAAAGCTGTCTATGACCATACGTATGATGTCTTGACCGCTCTCAAAGCTCAAGGTGTTACTCCTGAATGGGTGCAAGTAGGTAATGAAACGAACAATGGTATGTTATGGGAAGAAGGACGCGCTTCAGCAAATATGAAAAACTTCGCATGGTTGATTAATTCGGGTTATGATGCAACCAAAGCGGTAAATAGTAGCACTAAAGTTATCGTTCATTTATCTAATGGATATGACAACTCGTTATACCGTTGGATGTTTGACGGACTCAAAGCAAATGGTGCTAAATATGATGTAATCGGTATGTCACTATATCCTGATAAAAACAACTGGCAGACGTTAACACAACAAACGCTAACCAATATGAATGATATGGTTGCTCGTTATGGCAAAGAAGTGATGGTCTGTGAAGTTGGCATGGATGCCAGCGATCCTACAACCTCCAAAGCATTTTTGACTGATATTTTGAACAAAACACGTTCGGTATCCGGTGGTAAAGGATTAGGCGTATTCTATTGGGAACCACAGTCTTATGGTACATGGTACGCTTATACCAAAGGTGCTTTTGATTCTAAAGGGAAAGTGACTATTGCTTTGGATGCGTTTTTGAACTAA
- a CDS encoding N-acetylmuramoyl-L-alanine amidase: MIFMIVLPATGHAAITESTHINLDGQELALPASGQVETVNGTVMVPLRVIVEQLGYKVGWSNRTQTATIKQGKTTLQLAAGSHTATVDDKAIDLPEAPLLQNGTTLVPLRFISENTGTTVKWDNTAKTVYLTTPKKVVTPAKGNPTDTTTTADTADQSALQAISFSDSRLTVTLNGTASPKYSALTNPNRIVLDLPKTAFSESFLNGKVMNLGNVGKVDVTGDPDVAGIRYSLFSNEPSTVRVVMDLNNAQKYKVINNNKGVVIVELDGAVKPSSTITNGNGTANNGNTQVSSNPNTSTDPVVVTNPDGSTSTDPNSDPTATPTDTPSKAVPVTPSSGPGKDGKKLVVIDAGHGGKDSGAISITGKYEKNFTLPVVLKIQALLEQEPDIDFVLTRSDDSYPTLPDRVKVANDLNADVFVSIHGNSTTSAVSPSGTEMYYSRSSSLTLAQIVHKHVVAALGLSDRGIHQKSLHVTRETTMPAILIEAGYLSNPTDEALMYTDAFQEQLAEAVVAGIKEYLGVS, from the coding sequence ATGATCTTCATGATAGTATTGCCTGCTACAGGACATGCTGCAATTACAGAAAGCACGCATATTAATTTGGATGGACAAGAGCTAGCTTTACCAGCAAGCGGACAAGTAGAGACTGTTAATGGCACAGTGATGGTACCGTTACGTGTGATCGTTGAACAATTGGGCTACAAAGTAGGCTGGTCGAACCGTACACAAACAGCAACAATCAAGCAAGGCAAAACAACATTACAATTAGCAGCAGGAAGTCATACCGCTACCGTTGATGACAAGGCGATTGATTTGCCAGAAGCGCCTTTATTGCAAAATGGAACCACCCTTGTACCGCTTCGATTTATTAGTGAAAATACAGGCACAACTGTGAAATGGGACAATACAGCCAAAACGGTGTACTTGACTACTCCTAAAAAAGTAGTCACTCCTGCAAAAGGTAACCCTACAGACACAACTACGACAGCAGATACGGCTGATCAATCTGCTTTGCAAGCTATTAGCTTTAGTGATAGTCGCTTAACAGTTACATTAAATGGAACAGCATCGCCTAAATATAGTGCTTTGACTAATCCTAATCGGATCGTTCTTGATTTGCCGAAAACAGCTTTTTCTGAATCATTTTTAAATGGTAAAGTGATGAACCTGGGCAATGTAGGCAAAGTAGATGTCACAGGTGATCCAGATGTAGCAGGTATTCGGTATTCTCTATTTAGCAACGAACCTTCTACAGTGCGTGTAGTAATGGATCTTAACAATGCACAGAAATATAAAGTCATTAACAATAACAAAGGTGTAGTTATTGTAGAGTTAGATGGAGCAGTTAAGCCATCGTCTACGATTACGAATGGAAATGGTACAGCCAATAATGGAAATACACAAGTCTCCAGTAATCCAAATACATCAACAGACCCAGTAGTAGTAACCAATCCAGATGGTTCAACATCTACTGATCCAAATAGTGATCCTACGGCTACACCAACCGATACACCTTCCAAAGCTGTACCGGTGACACCAAGTTCTGGCCCTGGTAAAGATGGCAAAAAATTAGTTGTTATTGATGCCGGTCATGGTGGCAAAGATTCAGGAGCAATTAGCATTACAGGCAAATATGAAAAAAACTTTACTTTACCTGTAGTGCTCAAAATTCAAGCGTTATTGGAACAAGAGCCTGATATTGATTTTGTATTAACACGTAGTGATGATAGCTATCCTACATTGCCAGATCGAGTAAAAGTGGCTAATGATCTGAATGCAGATGTATTTGTATCTATTCATGGAAATAGTACAACTTCTGCTGTTTCTCCAAGCGGTACAGAAATGTATTATAGCCGTTCAAGTAGCTTAACCCTTGCACAGATTGTGCATAAGCATGTAGTAGCTGCGCTTGGATTATCAGATCGTGGTATTCATCAGAAGAGCCTTCATGTGACAAGAGAAACAACAATGCCTGCTATATTGATCGAGGCTGGATATTTAAGCAATCCGACAGATGAAGCTTTGATGTATACCGATGCTTTTCAAGAACAATTGGCAGAAGCAGTGGTGGCTGGAATTAAAGAATATTTAGGTGTCTCGTAA
- a CDS encoding C40 family peptidase, giving the protein MKRNLITLVTAAVLLTSTPQMMEAATTPVPVGKVNLPVNFRSGPTPDSTVYGTLQPGTNIKILREVNSYWLRVKVGVKTGYVSASYINYTPKPKESNPVSTSPASNTVSSQEQSSKLQTAKDTPSTPTITQASAPAPAPTSTPVTPIPRKNDPGTGIVERGVNFRAEPTTGSDVLRVLPVGETFKALEQPSVSWIKIKDSTGTVGYVSTDYVSYTLPASATPVLTSLPVDAIPEVDDTPFQPPVTVTPPPTLATGSPLDEATADLILGSALALQGITHYGYGKNEAPTLFDCSSFTRYVFGQAGIDLAWGTQYQKNVGIEVERGQWQKGDLLFFSGGDPNVISHVGIYAGDNKLVHNSVSLDGIAISNLDLDYWVKHYVTARRVLQ; this is encoded by the coding sequence ATGAAACGAAATCTCATCACTCTGGTAACAGCAGCTGTGTTACTGACTTCTACGCCTCAAATGATGGAAGCAGCAACAACGCCTGTACCTGTGGGTAAAGTAAATCTACCTGTCAACTTCCGTTCAGGTCCTACACCGGATAGTACAGTATATGGCACACTTCAACCGGGCACTAATATTAAGATTCTGCGCGAAGTTAACAGTTATTGGCTACGGGTAAAAGTAGGAGTCAAAACAGGCTATGTATCGGCAAGCTATATCAATTACACGCCGAAGCCAAAAGAATCTAATCCGGTGAGTACATCACCAGCATCGAATACAGTATCCAGTCAAGAACAGTCTTCCAAATTGCAGACTGCTAAAGATACACCGTCAACGCCAACGATTACTCAAGCAAGTGCGCCTGCTCCTGCACCTACAAGTACACCGGTAACACCTATACCACGTAAAAATGATCCTGGTACAGGTATTGTAGAACGTGGAGTGAACTTTCGAGCGGAGCCTACAACAGGAAGTGATGTGTTACGAGTATTACCTGTTGGTGAGACATTCAAAGCGTTAGAGCAACCTAGTGTATCTTGGATTAAAATTAAAGACAGTACTGGAACAGTAGGATATGTATCTACAGATTATGTTTCCTATACATTACCTGCATCGGCTACACCTGTTTTGACAAGTCTACCTGTAGATGCTATTCCAGAAGTGGATGATACTCCGTTTCAACCACCTGTGACGGTTACACCGCCACCTACACTTGCAACAGGTTCACCATTAGATGAAGCTACAGCGGATCTTATTTTAGGTAGTGCATTAGCATTACAAGGTATTACACATTATGGATATGGTAAAAATGAAGCACCTACGTTATTCGATTGTTCTTCATTTACACGATATGTATTTGGACAAGCAGGAATTGATCTTGCCTGGGGCACACAATACCAGAAAAATGTAGGTATTGAAGTTGAACGTGGACAATGGCAAAAAGGGGACTTGCTCTTTTTCTCAGGTGGCGACCCGAATGTGATTTCTCATGTAGGCATATACGCTGGCGATAATAAGCTAGTTCATAATAGTGTGAGTTTGGACGGAATTGCTATTTCTAATCTTGATCTAGATTATTGGGTGAAGCATTATGTAACAGCTCGTCGTGTTTTACAATAA
- a CDS encoding carboxylesterase family protein, which produces MKMNKKGTWLWLLVLMCILSSNGTAEAAVQSNQTKSDTMNYKYQNDVTQPTSAGIFTGLQTGNNNTLVWSGIPYAQAPVGDLRWKAPQPLPSSASEQHNARQAGNICTQLADGKVVGEEDCLYLNVYRPHTTATDLPVLVFLHGGGNVTGSSAALEAESLATSTQSVVVTVNYRLGLLGWLNNTAIKSGNPLEDSGNFALLDQIAALKWVQQQIGSFGGDPDNVTLGGQSAGARDVLALVISPLAKGLFAKVMPLSGGMTTATPAEGQAYSDSKLAAVLVQAGKASTTAEAMTYLQKTDAQTLQQTLRSLDSKQLVQAVGSVMIRMSEFPHLFADGHVLPKNGFDVVQTGQYNRVPMLIGSMKNEFNVFAAYDPEFSKQFTSNSWTTAKEKQFWQATQYGSQLYSAFNADQVADRFTKDTQALPIYVYRFAWGTEVKGLQAPAKYLAATHGVDMDFLSGHFADSNYGLLFKNQFYKDDNEAGRIQLMHRYRQYIRQFLHDQSMQVSDTPAWTSWQKSRTLLQFDATNTKAILKTIQPAPTSVKMMATIQSSLSNTAKSVVWDNVLKGRFFMDAQY; this is translated from the coding sequence ATGAAGATGAACAAAAAAGGAACATGGTTGTGGTTGCTCGTATTAATGTGTATATTATCTAGCAACGGTACTGCTGAAGCAGCCGTTCAATCTAACCAAACAAAGAGTGATACGATGAACTATAAATATCAAAATGATGTAACACAACCAACAAGCGCCGGTATATTCACAGGATTACAGACAGGTAACAACAATACATTAGTATGGTCAGGTATACCTTATGCACAAGCTCCTGTAGGAGATTTGCGTTGGAAAGCACCTCAACCCCTACCATCATCTGCGAGTGAACAGCATAACGCACGTCAAGCAGGCAATATCTGTACTCAATTAGCAGACGGCAAAGTCGTAGGCGAGGAAGACTGTCTATATCTTAATGTCTATCGTCCACATACGACAGCTACTGATCTGCCTGTACTTGTATTTTTGCATGGAGGAGGCAATGTGACAGGTAGCTCTGCGGCTTTGGAAGCAGAATCATTGGCTACCAGTACACAATCGGTTGTTGTTACTGTTAATTATCGCTTAGGATTATTAGGATGGCTTAACAATACTGCAATCAAAAGTGGTAATCCGCTAGAGGATTCAGGCAATTTTGCGCTGTTAGATCAGATTGCAGCACTCAAATGGGTACAGCAACAGATAGGTAGTTTTGGTGGTGATCCAGACAATGTTACACTGGGCGGTCAATCTGCGGGCGCGCGTGATGTGTTGGCATTGGTCATTTCACCGCTTGCCAAAGGGCTATTCGCTAAAGTGATGCCTTTAAGTGGGGGTATGACTACAGCTACGCCGGCGGAAGGACAAGCGTATTCGGATAGCAAATTAGCCGCAGTACTGGTTCAAGCAGGCAAAGCCAGTACAACAGCAGAAGCTATGACCTACCTTCAAAAAACGGATGCGCAAACATTACAGCAAACATTACGTTCATTAGATAGCAAACAGTTGGTGCAAGCAGTCGGTAGCGTGATGATTCGAATGTCTGAATTTCCGCATTTATTTGCAGATGGTCATGTATTACCGAAAAATGGATTTGATGTCGTACAGACCGGACAATATAATCGTGTTCCGATGTTAATTGGTAGTATGAAAAATGAATTCAATGTATTTGCTGCCTATGATCCAGAATTTAGTAAGCAATTCACTTCAAATTCATGGACAACAGCAAAAGAAAAGCAGTTCTGGCAAGCTACCCAGTATGGAAGTCAATTATATTCTGCTTTTAATGCAGATCAAGTAGCAGATAGATTTACAAAAGATACTCAAGCGTTACCGATCTATGTGTATCGTTTTGCATGGGGTACAGAAGTGAAAGGTCTGCAAGCACCAGCTAAATATTTAGCCGCTACACATGGAGTAGATATGGACTTTTTGAGTGGTCATTTTGCTGATAGTAATTACGGGTTACTATTCAAAAATCAATTTTATAAAGACGATAATGAAGCTGGAAGAATACAATTGATGCATCGTTATCGCCAATATATTCGTCAGTTTTTACATGATCAATCGATGCAAGTAAGCGATACACCGGCTTGGACATCTTGGCAAAAATCACGTACATTATTGCAATTTGATGCTACCAATACCAAAGCAATATTAAAGACTATTCAGCCAGCACCGACTTCAGTTAAAATGATGGCGACTATTCAATCATCGTTATCGAATACTGCGAAGTCTGTGGTATGGGATAACGTATTAAAAGGTAGATTCTTTATGGATGCTCAATATTAA
- a CDS encoding ATP-binding protein, with amino-acid sequence MNIDPKIAAVDWEYVVQNLKSSVTIADARRSDFPLVFVNSHFTELTGYTKNEAIGYNCRFLQGVDTDPAAVKKIREALAKQESAVIEILNYTKEGTPFWNEINLDPIFDRNGECHYFVGIQFDITDRKTAEQQAKRAAELAEAANRAKSRFIANMSHEFRTPLNGIIGMTELILLSEIDQEQRDNMKIVQNSAETLLTLINDVLDFSKIEAEKMNLENIEYNIHELMDITIKAHRPLALEKKIDLLLHIGKRVPKIVVGDPHRLKQVLNNLIGNAIKFTSQGSVKISVEGQELIEDKLMLHFKVKDTGIGIAEKDMPKLFKSFSQVDDSQTREFGGTGLGLVISQQIVELMGGHITVDSDEGIGTIFQFTIPLAYAHTSTSEGVDTEYAPSHKSIEPPVETEEESNASGLKVLLADDDRISRLITMRMLEKLGHRAESVENGLEAVRTLEKDSGYDLVLMDIQMPVMDGLQATDEIRNSGKVNRNDIPIIALTAHAFKDDQKQIMASGMNGALSKPLPIQKLAEIIDSVKQEQQK; translated from the coding sequence ATGAATATAGATCCTAAAATAGCAGCAGTCGATTGGGAATATGTGGTACAAAATTTAAAATCTTCGGTAACGATTGCTGATGCAAGAAGAAGTGATTTCCCGCTTGTTTTTGTAAATAGTCATTTTACCGAGTTAACAGGTTATACCAAAAATGAAGCGATCGGATACAATTGTCGTTTTCTACAGGGTGTAGATACTGATCCAGCAGCAGTTAAAAAGATTCGTGAAGCTCTAGCTAAGCAAGAATCTGCTGTGATCGAGATTTTGAATTATACCAAAGAGGGAACTCCTTTTTGGAATGAAATTAATTTAGATCCTATTTTTGACCGGAATGGTGAATGTCATTATTTTGTAGGGATTCAATTTGACATCACAGATCGCAAAACAGCGGAACAACAAGCCAAGCGTGCAGCAGAATTAGCAGAAGCAGCTAATCGCGCGAAAAGCCGTTTTATTGCAAATATGAGTCATGAGTTTCGGACACCATTGAACGGAATTATTGGAATGACTGAATTGATCTTATTAAGTGAGATCGATCAAGAACAACGTGATAATATGAAGATTGTCCAAAATAGTGCGGAAACGTTGTTGACGTTAATTAATGATGTACTTGATTTCTCCAAAATCGAAGCGGAAAAGATGAATCTTGAAAATATAGAATACAATATTCATGAATTGATGGATATTACGATCAAAGCGCATCGTCCGTTAGCATTGGAGAAAAAGATTGATCTATTATTGCACATTGGCAAACGTGTACCTAAAATCGTAGTCGGTGATCCACATCGATTAAAACAAGTGCTGAATAACTTGATTGGTAATGCGATTAAATTTACGAGTCAGGGTTCAGTGAAGATTTCTGTCGAAGGGCAGGAATTAATCGAAGACAAATTAATGCTTCATTTTAAAGTAAAAGATACAGGGATCGGTATTGCAGAAAAAGATATGCCCAAGCTATTTAAAAGTTTTAGTCAGGTCGATGATTCACAGACACGCGAATTTGGCGGCACTGGTCTAGGGCTAGTCATCAGTCAGCAGATCGTTGAGTTAATGGGTGGACATATTACAGTAGATAGCGATGAAGGAATCGGGACTATTTTCCAATTCACAATTCCTCTGGCTTATGCTCATACATCAACAAGTGAAGGTGTAGATACAGAATATGCTCCTTCTCATAAGTCTATAGAGCCACCTGTAGAGACAGAAGAGGAATCTAATGCTAGTGGACTGAAAGTACTCTTGGCAGATGATGACCGAATCAGTCGTCTAATTACGATGCGTATGTTAGAAAAGTTAGGTCACCGAGCAGAATCTGTCGAAAATGGTCTGGAAGCTGTGCGCACGTTAGAAAAAGATTCTGGTTATGATCTTGTACTAATGGATATTCAAATGCCTGTTATGGATGGACTTCAAGCCACAGATGAAATACGCAACTCCGGCAAAGTCAATCGCAATGACATTCCGATTATTGCTTTGACAGCTCATGCGTTCAAAGACGACCAAAAGCAAATTATGGCTTCCGGTATGAATGGTGCATTATCTAAGCCATTGCCTATCCAAAAGCTTGCAGAAATTATTGATTCTGTGAAGCAAGAACAACAGAAATAA
- the acsA gene encoding acetate--CoA ligase — protein sequence MGKDNVEIIAVEATQANMMDYEEASRSFDWADVEKRFSWHETGNINLAYEAIDRHAASERRDHIALHYSDPVRSESYTFEQLRQQSNRAANMLRKLGIGKGDRVFIFMPRTPELYFTLLGIIKIGAIAGPLFEAFMETAVKDRLADSGAVAIITTPKLVERVPSHELPELQHVILVGDEQDITAPYIDFAKEMQQASTEAEIEWVDLDDGLILHYTSGSTGKPKGVYHVHRAMIQQEYTGRIVLDLQENDIYWCTADPGWVTGTSYGIFAPWLNGVTNVVRGGRFSPQDWYKTIGRYQVTVWYSAPTAFRMLMGAGDEVVQQYDLSSLRHVLSVGEPLNPEVIRWGYRVYGQRIHDTWWMTETGAQLICNYPRMDIRPGSMGRPIPGVEAAIIDDAGNVLPPLRMGNLAIKTPWPSMMYKIWNNPAKFEEYTRIPGWYISGDSAYMDEDGYFWFQGRIDDVINTSGERVGPFEVESKLVEHPAVAEAGVIGKPDPVRGEVIKAFISLREGYTATEELKQEITRFVKEGLSAHAAPREIEFKDKLPKTRSGKIMRRVLKAWELELPTGDLSTIED from the coding sequence ATGGGAAAAGATAACGTGGAAATCATTGCTGTAGAAGCTACACAAGCCAATATGATGGATTATGAGGAAGCTAGTCGTTCTTTTGACTGGGCAGATGTAGAAAAAAGATTCTCCTGGCATGAAACGGGCAATATCAATCTTGCTTACGAGGCAATCGATCGTCATGCTGCTTCAGAACGTCGTGATCATATTGCTTTGCATTATAGTGATCCTGTACGAAGCGAATCGTATACCTTTGAACAATTGCGTCAACAATCGAATCGAGCTGCTAATATGTTACGCAAACTAGGCATTGGTAAAGGAGATCGCGTGTTTATCTTTATGCCTCGTACTCCTGAACTGTATTTCACATTGCTTGGTATTATTAAAATTGGTGCTATTGCTGGGCCATTATTTGAAGCCTTTATGGAAACGGCTGTGAAAGATCGTCTGGCAGATAGTGGTGCTGTAGCTATAATCACTACACCCAAATTGGTTGAACGGGTGCCTAGTCACGAATTACCTGAACTTCAACATGTCATTCTTGTTGGAGATGAGCAAGACATTACAGCTCCTTATATTGATTTTGCCAAAGAAATGCAACAAGCTTCAACAGAAGCAGAGATAGAATGGGTAGATCTGGATGATGGTCTAATCCTTCACTATACTTCTGGGTCTACAGGCAAGCCTAAAGGTGTATATCATGTTCATAGAGCTATGATTCAGCAAGAATATACCGGCAGAATTGTACTTGATCTTCAAGAGAATGATATTTATTGGTGTACTGCTGACCCTGGTTGGGTGACAGGGACGTCTTATGGTATTTTTGCTCCCTGGTTAAATGGAGTGACCAATGTTGTGCGTGGAGGGCGATTCAGCCCGCAAGATTGGTATAAGACGATTGGACGCTATCAAGTAACGGTATGGTATAGTGCTCCAACAGCTTTTCGGATGTTAATGGGAGCTGGCGATGAAGTGGTTCAGCAATATGACCTTTCTTCGCTTCGTCATGTGCTCAGTGTAGGCGAACCGCTAAATCCTGAAGTTATTCGCTGGGGATATCGTGTCTACGGACAACGGATTCATGATACATGGTGGATGACCGAGACAGGCGCACAGCTTATCTGTAACTATCCGCGCATGGATATTCGCCCTGGCTCTATGGGACGTCCGATTCCGGGTGTAGAAGCTGCTATTATCGATGATGCGGGTAATGTGCTCCCTCCACTACGGATGGGTAATCTAGCGATCAAAACACCATGGCCATCAATGATGTACAAAATTTGGAACAATCCTGCCAAATTTGAAGAATATACACGTATTCCGGGATGGTATATTTCAGGAGATTCTGCTTATATGGATGAAGATGGATACTTCTGGTTCCAGGGTCGAATTGATGATGTCATCAATACGTCTGGTGAGCGTGTCGGTCCCTTTGAAGTAGAAAGTAAATTGGTAGAACATCCTGCGGTAGCTGAAGCAGGTGTTATCGGTAAGCCTGATCCTGTACGTGGTGAAGTGATCAAAGCATTTATCTCCCTTCGGGAAGGATATACAGCTACAGAAGAATTGAAGCAAGAGATCACTCGCTTTGTCAAAGAAGGATTGTCTGCTCATGCTGCTCCGCGCGAGATTGAATTTAAAGACAAGCTTCCCAAAACACGTAGTGGTAAAATTATGCGTCGTGTGCTGAAAGCATGGGAATTGGAGCTTCCTACAGGTGATCTCTCTACGATCGAAGATTAA